One segment of Rhodanobacter thiooxydans DNA contains the following:
- a CDS encoding acetyl/propionyl/methylcrotonyl-CoA carboxylase subunit alpha, giving the protein MFERVLIANRGEIACRVIRTCRRLGIHTIAVYSEADRDAQHVRLADEAWPIGGPLPAESYLRIDTILDAAKKSGAQAIHPGYGFLSENTAFSRACQDAGIVFIGPDPQSIEAMGSKAAAKHLMAKHAVPLVPGYDGNEQDNAYLADQAHAIGYPLIIKPSAGGGGKGMQIVRSDAEFPEALETAQRVAKAAFGDASMLLERYIEQPRHIEFQVFGDRHGHVIHLNERECSAQRRYQKVLEETPSPFLDDARRQAMGAAAVAAAKAVDYVGAGTVEFIVAQDGTFFFMEMNTRLQVEHPVTELTLGLDLVEWQLRVAAGQPLPLAQDQVHAHGHAIEVRLYAEDPDQNFLPGSGKLQTLRLPTPSAHVRLDGGVVEGDSVTIFYDPMIAKLIVFDHDRPQALQRLREALAECEIIGPKSNIGFLERLVRHPAVVEGRIDTGYLDRHLDEFLVGDVTPFDGTLFAAATAALLHDESHVADNAADPHSPWASADAWRVGHAGKRIVALGWREQRFEIEARGHAGHYQLRYGETNCEVQGARLQDDSLGARFNGEARRVPLSCDDAHVLLHDAHGQRYSFSRAAAFAWEAKDAAGGNQVIAPMPGRIVLVKAKAGDVVEQGQELLVMEAMKMELALKAPRAGTIESVNATQGEFVEADVVLVRFAAAS; this is encoded by the coding sequence ATGTTCGAACGCGTACTGATCGCCAACCGCGGCGAGATCGCCTGCCGCGTGATCCGCACCTGCCGCCGCCTCGGCATCCACACCATCGCGGTGTACTCGGAAGCCGACCGCGACGCGCAGCATGTGCGGCTGGCCGACGAGGCGTGGCCGATCGGCGGCCCGCTGCCGGCCGAGTCCTACCTGCGCATCGACACGATTCTCGATGCCGCGAAGAAAAGCGGCGCCCAGGCCATCCACCCCGGCTACGGCTTCCTGTCCGAGAATACCGCCTTCTCGCGCGCCTGCCAGGATGCCGGCATCGTGTTCATCGGCCCGGACCCGCAGAGCATCGAGGCGATGGGTTCCAAGGCCGCTGCCAAGCACCTGATGGCGAAGCACGCCGTGCCGCTGGTGCCCGGCTACGACGGCAACGAGCAGGACAACGCGTACCTTGCCGACCAGGCGCACGCCATCGGCTACCCGCTGATCATCAAGCCCTCGGCCGGCGGCGGCGGCAAGGGCATGCAGATCGTGCGCTCGGACGCGGAGTTCCCCGAGGCGCTGGAAACCGCGCAGCGCGTGGCCAAGGCCGCGTTCGGCGACGCCAGCATGCTGCTGGAGCGCTACATCGAGCAGCCGCGACACATCGAGTTCCAGGTGTTCGGCGACCGCCACGGCCACGTGATCCACCTCAACGAACGCGAGTGCTCGGCCCAGCGCCGTTACCAGAAAGTGCTGGAGGAAACTCCCTCGCCGTTCCTCGACGATGCGCGCCGCCAGGCGATGGGCGCGGCCGCCGTGGCCGCCGCGAAAGCCGTGGATTACGTCGGCGCCGGCACGGTGGAGTTCATCGTGGCGCAGGACGGCACATTCTTCTTCATGGAAATGAACACGCGCCTGCAGGTCGAGCACCCGGTCACCGAACTGACCCTGGGCCTGGACCTGGTCGAATGGCAGCTGCGCGTGGCCGCCGGCCAGCCGCTGCCACTCGCGCAGGACCAGGTGCACGCACATGGCCACGCGATCGAGGTGCGGCTGTACGCGGAGGACCCCGACCAGAACTTCCTGCCCGGCTCCGGCAAGTTGCAGACGCTGCGCCTGCCCACGCCATCGGCCCACGTGCGCCTCGACGGCGGCGTGGTCGAGGGCGACAGCGTGACGATCTTCTACGACCCGATGATCGCCAAGCTGATCGTGTTCGACCACGATCGCCCGCAGGCCCTGCAGCGACTGCGCGAGGCGCTGGCGGAGTGCGAGATTATCGGGCCGAAGTCGAACATCGGCTTCCTCGAACGGCTGGTGCGGCACCCGGCGGTGGTCGAGGGGCGCATCGACACCGGTTATCTGGATCGCCACCTGGATGAGTTCCTGGTCGGCGACGTCACACCTTTCGACGGAACGCTGTTTGCCGCCGCCACCGCCGCACTGCTGCATGACGAATCGCACGTGGCCGACAACGCGGCCGACCCGCATTCGCCCTGGGCCAGCGCTGATGCCTGGCGCGTCGGCCACGCCGGCAAGCGCATCGTGGCGTTGGGCTGGCGCGAACAGCGCTTCGAGATCGAGGCGCGCGGGCACGCCGGCCATTATCAATTGCGCTACGGCGAAACGAACTGCGAGGTGCAAGGTGCGCGCCTGCAGGACGACAGCCTCGGCGCGCGATTCAACGGCGAAGCGCGCCGCGTACCGCTAAGCTGCGACGACGCCCACGTGCTGCTGCACGACGCCCACGGCCAGCGCTACAGCTTCAGCCGCGCCGCCGCGTTCGCGTGGGAAGCAAAAGATGCCGCCGGCGGCAACCAGGTGATCGCGCCGATGCCCGGCCGCATCGTGCTGGTGAAAGCCAAAGCTGGCGACGTGGTCGAACAGGGCCAGGAGCTGCTGGTGATGGAAGCGATGAAGATGGAGCTGGCCTTGAAGGCACCGCGCGCCGGCACCATCGAGAGCGTGAATGCCACACAAGGCGAATTCGTCGAAGCCGACGTCGTGCTGGTGCGTTTCGCCGCAGCTTCGTAG
- a CDS encoding hydroxymethylglutaryl-CoA lyase has product MNPSNHVRIVEVGARDGLQNEKTLLPAEVKITLIDRLSATGLQTIEATSFVSPKWVPQLADAAEVFTRIRKVPGVSYPVLVPNLQGYARAREVGATEIAVFTAASEAFNRKNINASIDESIERFIPVMEQARADGVQVRGYVSTVLGCPYQGEVPLSDVVRVARRLHELGCHEISLGDTIGVGTPAKARAMLHAVAQEVPMATLAVHFHDTYGQALANILACLEEGVRVVDSAVSGTGGCPYAKGATGNVASEDVVYMLHGMGMQTGIDLDLLIATGAWLAAQLHKETASRVTRARTAVS; this is encoded by the coding sequence ATGAACCCGTCCAACCATGTCCGCATCGTCGAAGTCGGCGCCCGCGATGGCCTTCAGAACGAGAAGACCCTGTTGCCGGCCGAGGTGAAGATCACGCTGATCGACCGGCTCTCCGCCACCGGTTTGCAGACCATCGAGGCGACCAGCTTCGTCAGCCCGAAATGGGTGCCGCAGCTAGCCGATGCCGCCGAGGTGTTCACCCGCATCCGCAAGGTGCCGGGCGTGAGCTATCCGGTGCTGGTGCCGAACCTGCAGGGTTACGCGCGTGCGCGCGAAGTCGGCGCCACCGAGATCGCCGTGTTCACCGCTGCTTCGGAAGCGTTCAACCGCAAGAACATCAACGCCTCGATCGACGAGTCGATCGAGCGCTTCATTCCAGTGATGGAACAGGCCCGGGCCGACGGTGTGCAGGTGCGCGGCTATGTCTCCACCGTGCTCGGCTGCCCGTACCAGGGTGAGGTGCCGCTCAGCGACGTGGTGCGCGTGGCGCGGCGCCTGCACGAACTGGGCTGCCATGAAATCTCGCTGGGCGACACCATCGGCGTGGGCACCCCGGCCAAGGCACGCGCGATGCTGCACGCGGTAGCGCAGGAGGTACCGATGGCCACGTTGGCCGTGCACTTCCACGACACCTACGGCCAGGCGCTGGCGAACATCCTGGCCTGCCTGGAGGAAGGCGTGCGCGTGGTCGACAGCGCCGTCTCCGGCACCGGCGGCTGCCCGTACGCGAAGGGCGCCACCGGCAACGTGGCCAGCGAGGACGTGGTCTACATGCTGCACGGCATGGGCATGCAGACCGGCATCGACCTCGACCTGCTCATCGCCACCGGCGCCTGGCTCGCCGCGCAGCTGCACAAGGAAACCGCCAGCCGGGTCACCCGCGCGCGCACCGCCGTCAGCTGA